A window of Hordeum vulgare subsp. vulgare chromosome 5H, MorexV3_pseudomolecules_assembly, whole genome shotgun sequence genomic DNA:
GAATTGTGTAATCTCTATTATTGTTGAAAAATCCACATTTGTCTACTAGTAGCCGCTTATAATGGGGAACATGACTCATTTACTACTGTATGCAATTGTTGGTGGACTTGTGTATGCACTTTTTTTGTTAAAAATCCATATTCATGTACTATTAGCCGCTTATAATGGGGAACATGGTGAGGAGGGGTATTCTTAGTTATTTGTGAAATCCACATTCATGTGCTACTGGCCAATAATAGGGGGGTAACATGGTGAATAAGGGTATGACGACTGTCTATAATATTTAGTAGTGGGGAACTGTTTCTTTTCATGTAATGCTGACCGCCACTTACTGATTAAAGATTATAACTCTTTATTTGGTTTTGAGCTGTTGCTTCCCCTAGGTTTGCTTCAATATTGTTTGGAAGTGCAGACCACTCAATGAAGATGAATTTTTTCCTGCCATAGAAGAGAACTACTACATCTCAAAGAAGTTCTACTTCGACCTTTCCTACCAGCAGGTTTGCTAAAAAAACCTTATACTTTGAGTTTGTTAACCTTCTGTTTGCAAGGTAATTTAGAGGCAAATTCTTGTTTCCATTTGCAGGTTGTCCGGCTATATGGTTTATTTGACAAGAAGAGGGTAGAGCACCCTATTTGCAATTATTCAACAAGTGCAAATATGGAAAAGGAGTACTCAAGTAGAAGGAGAACAGACGAAAGGAGCTTGAGTCCAAATAGTCCTCCTTTTTCTGCTGATCATTCCCACACTTTGATACCCTCGAGTACCCCGAAGATCTCAACTGTTGAAACAAACTGCTCTGCTTctaccagcatgcatctaattgtACCACCTACTTCTGAAACACAGCCAAGTGTGTCGATGCCCTTGGTAACTAAACCTTTTGGAGTCCAGACTGCTCCCATCCACAGCAACCAAATAAAACAACCTTATCATAGTCATGAACATCAACGAGATGTTTCAGCAATAGATGGCACTTCAACTCAAGTGTCTGCTCCTTACTTTCAGACAGCTAGATACTACCAAGATCAGTTTGTGGCAAATCAGGCATACCCATTATCTGATGATTATCCGCACAATAACTTGTCTTCCGGATGCATGATGCAAGGCCCATCTGATGGAGTTAGGTTGTCAGTAAAGCAGTCATCTGGAGGCAGTAGCTTGTCATGTTCTCGGTATTCAACTCAGGTTCCAactggtgatgaaagaagctatTTGACCTCAACTCTGAATTTCCCATCATATCATGATTCATCAAGTCCGCAACGCAATTCTCACTGGAAGGATGATTATGACATTAACTGCGACCAATGCAAAGAGATGTATGCATTTGGGAATCTGCAtttaaacagaagaaaatccgttACACCTCCAGACTCGACTCAGCTAGCTATGCCGCCTTATCCCGAAGCTCCTGAAGTATCAGCAATGGTTCAGCATAAAGAAAGCTTTACTGGCTACATCCCAATCCATGATCGCCCTGAGGACTTCGAAAAAGAACAACAGAGACGCGATTTTAATCGTGATGGTTCAGCCTCATCAGGTTCTGGACATGAAACATTAGCCTACATTTCAGATCGACCATATACTGATCATGATGTAGGAGGTGAAAGCAACATGGCAGTTCCTAGTCAGCGTCCACAAAAGAACGTGTTTTCTCGCTTATCAGTGAAGCCACAACTACCTTCCCAAGAAATTACTGGCCCTTCAATGAACCAATTGCTCTATTTACTTTCTCAGAGAACAAAACAGTGGAGTAACAAGAGTACAAGTCCTAGAGAAGATGGTTATAAACAGCTGGTACGTGAACAGGGCATGGACATGCCTTGTCCTCCTGCAGAGCTAAACCTGCCAAGTGGACTAGAAGGAGAAGAAAGTGCAGATCCTCCCTTCTTGAACTTCAAGAGGCGCAG
This region includes:
- the LOC123452033 gene encoding uncharacterized protein LOC123452033; the protein is MRLQGPRCSFREGDADMAGAIFMSNSETRDHCFNTGVFGLPPEYGPFVANVKQGMPLFLFDYTFRKLYGVFEAASDGGMDISRTAFRSTGRTYPAQVCFNIVWKCRPLNEDEFFPAIEENYYISKKFYFDLSYQQVVRLYGLFDKKRVEHPICNYSTSANMEKEYSSRRRTDERSLSPNSPPFSADHSHTLIPSSTPKISTVETNCSASTSMHLIVPPTSETQPSVSMPLVTKPFGVQTAPIHSNQIKQPYHSHEHQRDVSAIDGTSTQVSAPYFQTARYYQDQFVANQAYPLSDDYPHNNLSSGCMMQGPSDGVRLSVKQSSGGSSLSCSRYSTQVPTGDERSYLTSTLNFPSYHDSSSPQRNSHWKDDYDINCDQCKEMYAFGNLHLNRRKSVTPPDSTQLAMPPYPEAPEVSAMVQHKESFTGYIPIHDRPEDFEKEQQRRDFNRDGSASSGSGHETLAYISDRPYTDHDVGGESNMAVPSQRPQKNVFSRLSVKPQLPSQEITGPSMNQLLYLLSQRTKQWSNKSTSPREDGYKQLVREQGMDMPCPPAELNLPSGLEGEESADPPFLNFKRRSKAAGLDTDVGKEVSGKKKRRKLVRPSFGENNTTGTSGNDLQGNVIVEFPPSREENNTSGNSGNDLQGNAIVEVRPSLEENNITGNSENDLQGNAVTERNQSPASIVERNHSPPAIIERKHSPVETDGSKFIIDLNEPASVESDMVEDGNIAPCPAATNIQTENPREVDVKKQNCSNSTAVISKQDVPSDSGTPTEKITLDLNITDLNTMDEAKLQAILGSSLLQALDKLRNSKSNDSNNAKSSPFEKNKNSEVKMEMKSDTSAKHRCN